In the Qipengyuania pelagi genome, one interval contains:
- a CDS encoding FAD-binding oxidoreductase — MTHSATDTRPFLDQVRELLGSRGFTDDPDLLDPWLTDWRGRYTGKALGLASPANTQEVAALVRLCHDQCVPIVPQGGNSGMSGGATPDTSGTALLLSLRRMDTIRALDADAREIVCEAGVVLQTLHDAAEKERLRFPLTLGGKGSATIGGLVSTNAGGTQVLRHGSMRAQVLGIEAVLADGSVIDTLTPLKKDNRGFDLKQLLIGSEGTLGIVTAATLRLLPEIGGRRVIWAGLGSIGQARRLLLHCERMAGDLLEGFEVIPRHSFDAVLDYLPDARNPLGGKHEWHALIELVADRGADDTLDPIVEQMLETALENELLDDATIAANEHQAEQFWLLRESIAPAERAIGPAAQHDISVPVARMADFVAEAVPAVERQFPDHEAIAFGHLGDGNVHFHVLAPRGSNKEEWEAAQAKEVSRFVYDLVTRYGGSISAEHGIGQIKVDELQRLGDPVALATMRAVKQALDPRGILNPGKLLPLASAPDSP; from the coding sequence ATGACTCACTCCGCCACCGACACGCGCCCCTTTCTCGATCAGGTCCGCGAGCTTCTCGGATCGCGAGGGTTCACCGACGATCCCGATCTGCTCGATCCCTGGCTGACCGATTGGCGCGGTCGTTATACCGGCAAGGCGCTCGGCCTCGCTTCGCCCGCGAACACCCAGGAAGTCGCGGCGCTGGTGCGCCTGTGCCACGATCAATGCGTGCCCATAGTGCCCCAAGGCGGCAATAGCGGGATGTCCGGCGGCGCGACCCCCGATACGAGCGGGACGGCCCTCCTGCTCAGCCTGCGGCGGATGGACACGATCCGCGCATTGGACGCGGATGCGCGCGAGATCGTCTGCGAGGCAGGCGTGGTGCTCCAGACGCTCCACGACGCTGCCGAAAAGGAGCGGCTGCGCTTTCCGCTGACACTCGGCGGCAAGGGTTCGGCGACCATCGGTGGGCTGGTCTCCACCAATGCCGGGGGCACCCAGGTGCTGCGCCACGGATCGATGCGGGCGCAGGTGCTGGGGATCGAAGCGGTGCTCGCCGATGGGAGCGTGATCGACACGCTCACGCCCCTGAAGAAGGACAATCGCGGATTCGATCTCAAGCAGCTGCTGATCGGTTCGGAGGGAACGCTCGGGATCGTGACCGCGGCGACCTTGCGCCTGCTGCCCGAAATCGGCGGACGTCGGGTGATCTGGGCCGGGCTCGGCTCGATCGGGCAGGCGCGCAGGCTGCTGCTGCATTGCGAGCGCATGGCGGGCGATCTGCTCGAGGGTTTCGAGGTCATCCCGCGCCATTCGTTCGACGCCGTGCTCGATTACCTTCCCGACGCCCGCAATCCGCTGGGCGGCAAACACGAATGGCACGCGCTGATCGAACTGGTGGCCGATCGCGGCGCGGACGACACGCTCGATCCGATCGTCGAGCAAATGCTCGAAACCGCGCTCGAGAACGAGCTACTCGACGATGCGACGATCGCGGCGAACGAACACCAGGCCGAACAGTTCTGGCTGTTGCGCGAATCGATCGCACCGGCCGAACGGGCAATCGGTCCCGCGGCACAGCACGACATCTCGGTGCCCGTGGCGCGCATGGCGGATTTCGTCGCCGAAGCGGTGCCCGCCGTCGAACGGCAATTCCCCGATCACGAGGCGATCGCTTTCGGCCATCTGGGCGACGGCAATGTCCACTTCCACGTGCTCGCCCCGCGCGGGAGCAACAAGGAGGAATGGGAAGCGGCGCAGGCCAAGGAGGTCAGCCGCTTCGTCTACGATCTCGTCACGCGCTATGGCGGGTCGATCAGCGCCGAGCATGGGATCGGGCAGATCAAGGTGGACGAATTGCAGCGGCTGGGCGATCCGGTCGCGCTGGCGACGATGCGCGCGGTCAAGCAGGCGCTCGACCCGCGCGGCATCCTCAATCCGGGCAAATTGCTCCCGCTTGCCTCCGCGCCGGACTCTCCGTAA
- a CDS encoding SapC family protein yields MASAPQPTLPLFYNDLMPLNSRDHGKFRTKQIDDAGFLKTQHAVPLTVDEFVQAQRNFPIVFSSGDQPLPLALMGLNEGVNTYVDDQGKVTEPVYIPAYIRRYPFMLAKLRPDADELSLCFDPTQDKVIGEFEEGERLFDDEGKVTQATQQILDFCEQFEAAGQRTKAFMDELKNADLLMDGEMSISRQEAPDTPYTYRGFQMVNQEKLREIDAETAKKWNDNGLMMLVHAHIFSLDMMRAIFSRQVQQGTAPDAFAGQPTVN; encoded by the coding sequence ATGGCCAGCGCGCCGCAGCCCACCCTGCCCCTGTTCTACAACGACCTGATGCCGCTCAACAGCCGCGATCATGGCAAGTTCCGCACCAAGCAGATCGACGATGCCGGGTTCCTCAAGACCCAGCACGCCGTGCCCCTGACGGTCGACGAATTCGTCCAGGCGCAGCGCAATTTCCCCATCGTGTTCAGCTCGGGCGACCAGCCGCTGCCGCTGGCTCTGATGGGCCTCAACGAAGGCGTGAACACCTATGTCGACGATCAAGGCAAGGTGACCGAGCCGGTCTATATCCCCGCCTATATCCGCCGCTATCCCTTCATGCTCGCCAAGCTGCGCCCCGATGCCGACGAATTGTCGCTCTGCTTCGACCCGACGCAGGACAAGGTGATCGGCGAATTCGAGGAAGGCGAGCGCCTGTTCGACGATGAAGGCAAGGTCACGCAGGCCACGCAGCAGATCCTCGATTTCTGCGAACAGTTCGAAGCCGCCGGTCAGCGTACCAAGGCGTTCATGGACGAACTGAAGAATGCCGACCTGCTGATGGATGGCGAAATGTCGATCTCGCGTCAGGAAGCGCCCGACACGCCCTACACCTATCGCGGCTTCCAGATGGTCAATCAGGAAAAGCTGCGCGAGATCGATGCCGAAACCGCCAAGAAGTGGAACGATAACGGCCTGATGATGCTGGTCCACGCGCATATCTTCTCGCTCGACATGATGCGCGCGATCTTCTCGCGTCAGGTCCAGCAGGGCACCGCGCCGGACGCCTTCGCGGGCCAGCCGACGGTCAACTGA
- a CDS encoding N-formylglutamate amidohydrolase, with product MPVPPLPLRIPNPQGGGRIPGGEGSAFTLSCPEPLAVPIVIGAPHGGRHYPDDVTGAMRDPGPATLKLEDRLIDLLAAEVARMSGASLIVAHAPRAMIDLNRSADDIDWAMIAGPARSDLAKGGVNRRARTGLGLVPRRLPGMGEIWKGRLAREDLDARIETVHKPYHAALGVLLERVRDEWGAVLLIDLHSMPPLKPAEPGQQAAEFVIGDRFGASCGDGLAAGALNVLAAAERRVAHNRPYSGGYVLDRHGAPRRNIHALQIEVCRSAYLDAEMRDAGPRFAGVARLLAQMVRSLAAQVAGLTSGDTIRQAAE from the coding sequence ATGCCAGTGCCTCCTCTCCCGCTTCGGATACCCAATCCGCAGGGCGGGGGGCGGATACCGGGCGGCGAAGGGTCGGCCTTCACCCTGTCTTGTCCCGAACCTCTGGCCGTCCCCATCGTGATCGGTGCGCCGCATGGCGGGAGGCACTACCCAGACGATGTCACGGGTGCGATGCGCGATCCCGGCCCGGCGACACTCAAGCTCGAAGATCGCCTGATCGATCTGCTCGCTGCCGAGGTCGCGCGGATGAGTGGGGCGTCCCTCATCGTGGCCCATGCTCCGCGCGCGATGATCGACCTCAATCGTTCGGCCGACGATATCGACTGGGCGATGATCGCGGGGCCAGCCCGCAGCGACCTTGCGAAGGGAGGCGTCAATCGCCGTGCGCGCACCGGATTGGGGCTGGTGCCGCGCAGGCTCCCCGGCATGGGCGAAATCTGGAAGGGCAGGCTGGCGCGCGAGGATCTCGATGCGCGGATCGAGACGGTCCACAAACCCTATCACGCCGCGCTCGGGGTCTTGCTCGAACGGGTGCGCGACGAATGGGGGGCGGTGCTGTTGATCGACCTTCATTCCATGCCGCCGCTCAAGCCCGCCGAGCCCGGCCAGCAGGCGGCCGAATTTGTCATCGGGGACCGGTTCGGAGCATCCTGCGGTGACGGGCTGGCGGCAGGCGCGCTGAATGTCCTCGCCGCGGCGGAGCGAAGAGTCGCGCACAATCGCCCCTATTCGGGAGGCTACGTGCTCGACCGGCACGGGGCGCCGCGCCGCAATATCCATGCCTTGCAGATCGAAGTGTGCCGCAGCGCCTATCTCGACGCGGAGATGCGCGATGCCGGGCCGCGCTTCGCGGGCGTGGCGCGGCTGCTCGCCCAAATGGTGCGATCGCTCGCCGCGCAGGTCGCGGGGCTGACGTCCGGCGACACGATCCGGCAGGCGGCGGAATAA
- the cpdR gene encoding cell cycle two-component system response regulator CpdR yields the protein MTDTYQPRILLAEDDDAMRTYLERALEKAGYEVDSVDRGTAALPLLEQRRYDLLLSDIVMPEMDGIELAQRCNEISAETKVMFITGFAAVTLKANRDQPQARVLSKPFHLKDLVLEVARTLDDRITASL from the coding sequence ATGACCGATACCTATCAGCCCCGCATCCTGCTTGCGGAAGACGACGATGCCATGCGCACCTATCTCGAACGCGCGCTGGAGAAGGCCGGCTATGAGGTCGATTCGGTCGATCGCGGTACGGCTGCCCTGCCCCTGCTGGAGCAGCGGCGGTACGACCTGCTTCTGTCCGATATCGTGATGCCGGAAATGGACGGTATCGAACTGGCGCAGCGCTGCAACGAGATCAGCGCGGAGACGAAAGTGATGTTCATCACCGGATTCGCCGCCGTGACGCTCAAGGCCAATCGCGACCAGCCGCAGGCGCGCGTCCTCTCCAAGCCGTTTCACCTCAAGGATCTGGTCCTCGAAGTGGCACGCACTCTGGACGACCGGATTACCGCTTCCCTCTAG